One Brachyspira suanatina DNA segment encodes these proteins:
- a CDS encoding leucine-rich repeat protein has translation MKKITALFILISLMIVSCKYKIVSPIIDIDEGNNIYNNGNNGNNNNQNLYTVGASSSEEEVRNSLENNKQLTGKNLIIVEGYINQSSLIFDNIKKVISGKTDIELDLSMSTLESNFKGTLENFKELTIVLLPSSRTLVGNFLKGCTSVTSIQLQKTLDTIDQTSFSGCTSLKNVEYLGTSPNIINGTPFTGLQPTDLYLPNVKTDPGDQSWDNFLGSKWNKIHYNTSMPK, from the coding sequence ATGAAAAAAATAACAGCATTATTTATACTTATTTCTTTAATGATTGTATCTTGTAAATATAAAATAGTATCGCCTATTATTGATATTGATGAGGGAAATAATATATATAATAATGGGAATAATGGAAATAATAATAATCAAAATTTGTATACTGTAGGAGCAAGCTCCAGTGAAGAAGAAGTACGAAATTCACTTGAAAACAATAAACAATTAACCGGTAAAAATTTAATAATAGTGGAAGGATATATAAATCAAAGTTCTTTAATATTTGATAATATAAAAAAAGTAATAAGCGGTAAAACAGATATAGAGTTAGACTTATCAATGTCTACATTGGAAAGTAATTTTAAAGGAACTTTAGAAAACTTTAAAGAATTAACAATAGTTCTTCTCCCATCATCTAGAACATTAGTTGGTAATTTTTTAAAAGGATGTACTTCTGTAACTAGTATACAATTACAAAAGACTTTAGATACAATAGATCAAACAAGTTTTTCAGGATGTACATCATTAAAAAATGTTGAATATTTAGGAACTTCTCCAAACATAATAAATGGTACACCTTTTACTGGTCTGCAGCCTACTGACTTGTATCTTCCAAATGTAAAAACAGATCCAGGGGATCAAAGCTGGGATAATTTTTTAGGTTCTAAATGGAACAAAATACATTACAACACTTCTATGCCTAAATAA
- a CDS encoding leucine-rich repeat domain-containing protein, translated as MIRNIKYIFIIYLLAISCSNYRVTDPFTIKNNNNNDNTSIIPEYVDSQYFIKASYTEQQIEDIMNKYFKNFGEYIIFLDDTKDNIDKNKTIETINKVVNKSAYFHNGVAVDLSRTDMTEIAQNAFKANKNLIEIKLPNSLKMINSSAFESCERLKYINLVDSITDIKSLAFKDCMSLEIINIASKVKTIANNSFQNCVTLREVILPEGLTSIEDGAFNYCTSLESINFPSTLQSIGIAAFYSCKSLKNIKLNQGLTSISDNAFNLCSSLTDISLPDSIKTLVNPSEGKVFSDCKMLQNVEYLGKDPVKILQENDTFMGSPAKDLYLPNVAEDPNNGSWDNFLAVAWKTIHYGKSMPK; from the coding sequence ATGATTAGAAATATTAAATATATTTTCATTATATATTTATTAGCTATTTCCTGCTCTAATTATAGAGTTACTGATCCATTTACAATTAAAAATAACAATAATAATGATAACACAAGTATTATACCAGAATATGTAGACAGTCAATATTTTATCAAAGCATCTTACACTGAACAGCAAATAGAAGATATAATGAATAAATATTTCAAAAATTTTGGGGAATATATAATATTTTTAGATGATACTAAAGATAATATAGATAAAAATAAAACAATAGAAACAATAAATAAAGTAGTTAATAAATCTGCTTATTTTCATAACGGAGTTGCTGTTGATTTAAGCCGAACTGATATGACAGAAATAGCACAAAATGCATTTAAGGCAAATAAAAATTTAATAGAAATTAAGCTTCCTAACTCATTAAAAATGATAAATTCATCTGCATTTGAATCATGTGAAAGATTAAAATATATAAATCTTGTAGACTCTATCACAGATATAAAATCTTTAGCTTTTAAAGACTGTATGTCTTTAGAAATTATTAATATAGCATCAAAAGTAAAAACTATAGCTAATAATTCATTTCAAAATTGTGTTACTTTGAGAGAAGTAATACTTCCTGAAGGATTAACTTCAATAGAAGATGGCGCATTCAATTACTGTACATCATTGGAATCAATTAATTTTCCATCAACTTTACAATCTATAGGAATAGCAGCATTTTACAGCTGTAAATCATTAAAAAATATAAAATTAAATCAAGGATTAACTAGTATAAGTGATAATGCCTTTAACCTTTGTTCTTCATTAACTGATATAAGTTTACCTGATAGTATAAAAACTCTTGTAAATCCATCAGAAGGTAAGGTTTTTTCTGATTGTAAAATGCTTCAAAATGTTGAATATTTGGGAAAAGATCCTGTAAAAATACTTCAAGAAAATGATACATTCATGGGTTCACCAGCAAAAGATTTATACCTTCCTAATGTGGCAGAAGACCCTAATAATGGAAGCTGGGATAATTTTTTAGCTGTTGCTTGGAAAACTATTCATTATGGAAAATCCATGCCTAAATAA
- a CDS encoding outer membrane protein, with protein MKRYYFIIFMIVFLFHNNQKLFSFIPEGLYITPKFIFSHDGNYAYKKTGNNLGYFNYLGGGFSLGYSIPTINKSSPVRFEFEYMGRTVIGMTNDIKMHTLLGSVYFDINFFLIKEKLTDETYRQTLLNEYPPFTIYLGISIGTKINDYLVGTYTDNNKIQKRLSKSTIVFGFSGGMAFNVLPYMSIDLGYRYLLDTKADGYHEVLFGLRFKVPKL; from the coding sequence ATGAAAAGATATTATTTTATTATATTTATGATTGTGTTTTTATTTCATAATAATCAAAAACTATTTTCATTTATTCCTGAAGGTTTATATATTACTCCTAAGTTTATTTTTTCACATGATGGAAATTATGCTTATAAAAAAACCGGTAATAATCTAGGATATTTTAATTATCTAGGCGGAGGATTTTCTTTAGGATACAGTATACCAACTATAAATAAATCTTCTCCTGTAAGATTTGAATTTGAATATATGGGAAGAACTGTAATAGGAATGACTAATGATATAAAAATGCATACTCTATTAGGTTCAGTATATTTTGATATTAACTTTTTTCTTATAAAAGAAAAATTAACAGATGAAACATATAGACAAACTTTATTAAATGAATATCCGCCTTTTACTATTTATTTGGGAATATCCATAGGAACTAAAATAAATGATTATTTAGTAGGTACATATACTGATAATAATAAAATACAAAAGAGACTATCAAAAAGCACAATAGTGTTTGGATTCAGTGGCGGAATGGCTTTTAATGTATTACCTTATATGTCTATAGATTTGGGCTATAGATATTTATTGGATACTAAGGCTGACGGATATCATGAAGTATTATTTGGTTTGAGATTCAAAGTGCCAAAATTATAA
- a CDS encoding tia invasion determinant gives MNFLIRKFLLISILSSCFANMLMSMDIGAYLSPKFLFEIEDSGIRKQNDNKKNTQNLYVGGGIAIGYNFNIFHKYSTVRLEFEYLYRNPMLGNVYIPKVKTMYSHSFLFGAYYDFYFWYINYDNPDSIRTRINNGKRPLMAVYAGFLIGAGLNTYITSNTFEQNGIFQYSYYYNTVQFLYGLGGGLAFHITPLISLDLSYRVTFTTELQSNHDIVTSLRFNF, from the coding sequence ATGAATTTTTTGATAAGAAAATTTTTATTAATCTCTATATTATCATCATGTTTCGCTAATATGCTTATGTCTATGGATATAGGAGCATATTTATCACCTAAATTCCTATTTGAAATAGAAGATTCAGGAATAAGAAAGCAAAATGATAATAAAAAAAATACACAAAACTTATATGTAGGAGGCGGTATTGCAATAGGATATAACTTCAACATATTTCATAAATACAGTACTGTAAGACTTGAATTTGAATATTTATATAGAAATCCTATGTTAGGAAATGTTTACATACCGAAAGTAAAAACAATGTATTCACATAGTTTTTTATTCGGTGCTTATTATGATTTTTATTTTTGGTATATAAATTATGACAATCCTGATTCAATTAGAACTAGAATTAATAATGGAAAAAGGCCTTTAATGGCTGTTTATGCTGGATTCTTGATTGGAGCAGGACTAAACACATATATAACTAGTAATACTTTTGAACAGAATGGTATTTTTCAATACAGTTATTACTATAATACAGTGCAATTTCTTTACGGACTTGGAGGCGGTTTGGCATTTCATATAACCCCGTTAATTAGTTTAGATTTAAGCTATAGAGTAACTTTCACTACAGAACTTCAGTCTAATCATGATATAGTAACATCTTTAAGGTTTAATTTTTAG
- a CDS encoding HIRAN domain-containing protein, with amino-acid sequence MDKNTEHITCLINHEESFKRIIINRNYKTKRYYIDFFVAGYKYNNGKDVIDLLLKNEPINLLRDITNPYDRFAIAIYDRSFDFRLGYVPSVISPLISYKLEDKRNRVYARIKNVKLDAIDECKIEIRVFIDIAKKKKKAM; translated from the coding sequence ATGGATAAAAATACAGAACATATCACTTGTCTAATTAATCATGAAGAAAGTTTCAAAAGGATCATTATAAATAGAAATTACAAAACAAAAAGATACTATATAGATTTTTTTGTTGCAGGATATAAATATAATAATGGCAAAGATGTTATAGATTTATTACTTAAAAATGAGCCTATAAATTTGCTTCGTGATATAACAAATCCTTATGACAGATTCGCCATAGCTATTTATGATAGAAGTTTTGATTTTAGGTTAGGGTATGTTCCAAGCGTTATCTCACCTTTAATATCATATAAATTAGAGGATAAAAGAAACAGAGTATATGCAAGAATAAAAAATGTAAAATTAGATGCCATAGATGAATGTAAAATAGAAATAAGAGTATTTATAGATATAGCCAAGAAGAAGAAAAAGGCTATGTAA
- the holA gene encoding DNA polymerase III subunit delta: MNRVSVKTEIEFQKIKDNYIKEPFKHCIYILTGKERLFKKAFIAAMHSSMFPDEGDSEMNYSLFYDKNDAIGFTPLEVADTPPFGSKLRLIVIYKYNNFQEDFLDYCSNPSKTSIVILETENTLEEDPIYKYFSKKKDINNIYFIDFPLPDEKDFRGLINAYIIKQGKKISSEAIEYLINNINLDYDSLYSELAKICSYNDNEYLNVEDIADFTYVSKNRNIFDFLDAVFERDRKKSFSIMHRLDQDASSSLTLMMNNFLAIYYMKIFPPQTTLNEISKLTKIPEFILKKKKTSLKLFSLEEVVNIISKISYLNTLSVTTPANIFKAHFELFLFTITK; encoded by the coding sequence ATGAATAGAGTTTCAGTAAAAACAGAGATAGAATTTCAAAAAATTAAAGATAACTATATAAAAGAGCCTTTTAAACACTGTATTTATATACTGACAGGTAAGGAAAGACTTTTTAAAAAGGCCTTTATAGCAGCTATGCATTCAAGCATGTTTCCAGATGAGGGAGACAGCGAAATGAATTATAGCCTATTTTATGATAAGAATGATGCTATTGGATTTACACCTTTAGAAGTGGCAGATACTCCTCCATTTGGTTCTAAATTAAGATTAATAGTAATTTATAAATATAATAATTTTCAGGAAGATTTTTTAGATTACTGCTCAAATCCTTCAAAAACTTCTATAGTTATACTTGAAACAGAAAATACTTTGGAAGAAGATCCTATATACAAATATTTTTCCAAAAAGAAAGATATTAATAATATATATTTTATAGATTTCCCGCTTCCAGATGAAAAAGATTTCAGAGGATTAATAAATGCTTATATAATTAAACAAGGTAAAAAAATATCCTCTGAGGCAATAGAATATCTTATTAACAATATAAATTTGGATTATGATTCTCTTTATTCGGAACTTGCAAAAATATGCAGCTATAACGATAACGAATATTTAAATGTTGAAGATATTGCAGATTTTACTTATGTGTCAAAAAATAGAAATATATTTGATTTTTTAGATGCTGTTTTTGAGAGGGACAGAAAAAAATCTTTCAGTATAATGCATAGATTAGATCAAGATGCTTCAAGTTCTTTAACTTTGATGATGAATAATTTCTTGGCTATATATTATATGAAAATATTTCCTCCTCAAACTACTTTAAATGAAATAAGTAAATTAACAAAAATACCTGAATTTATATTGAAAAAGAAAAAAACTTCATTGAAACTATTTTCATTAGAAGAGGTAGTAAATATAATATCAAAAATATCGTATTTAAATACTTTAAGTGTTACTACACCTGCAAATATATTCAAAGCGCATTTTGAATTATTTTTGTTTACAATAACTAAATAA
- a CDS encoding late competence development ComFB family protein, translating into MYLVNLMEQKVSKLADSYLREKNIPVNTNMRMDIIAYTLNRVQPQYVTSARGVLHSYNKDPIQSNTEILSIIADACEIVTRRKENTLLESVPSIDESGYYLTYPSIMGNITASNNFERIENALVYIFSEGKILEGYGVNFPNPAIVSSNVPGKFMFCFMPKKVDSNAEVEIKLDIVVESEKFMQYENVLTFKLKPSYYNAGDMPLFSIEEVNDIILIENHNIPS; encoded by the coding sequence ATGTATTTAGTAAACCTTATGGAACAGAAAGTTTCAAAACTAGCAGATTCATACTTAAGAGAAAAAAATATTCCCGTTAACACTAATATGCGTATGGATATAATAGCGTATACTTTAAATAGAGTGCAGCCTCAGTACGTTACAAGTGCCAGGGGGGTTCTTCATAGTTATAATAAAGATCCTATACAAAGTAATACAGAAATATTAAGTATTATAGCAGATGCTTGTGAAATAGTTACTAGAAGAAAAGAAAATACATTGTTGGAGTCAGTTCCTTCTATTGACGAAAGCGGATATTATTTAACTTATCCTAGTATAATGGGTAATATTACAGCTTCTAATAATTTTGAGAGAATAGAAAATGCTTTAGTTTATATATTTTCTGAAGGAAAAATATTAGAAGGATATGGAGTTAATTTCCCTAATCCTGCTATAGTATCAAGCAATGTTCCTGGTAAATTTATGTTTTGCTTTATGCCTAAAAAAGTGGATTCTAATGCCGAAGTTGAGATTAAACTTGATATAGTTGTAGAATCAGAGAAATTTATGCAATATGAAAATGTATTAACTTTCAAGTTAAAGCCATCATATTATAATGCAGGAGATATGCCTCTATTTTCTATAGAAGAGGTTAATGATATAATTCTTATAGAAAATCATAATATACCTAGTTAA
- a CDS encoding Fur family transcriptional regulator: protein MNNTRNTIQKQVILNAVRELKNHPTSEEVYNHIKPNFPSISLGTVYRNLNLLSETKEIQKLSIIDDAVRFDHITNDHYHFQCSKCKKLSDIPMEYQKKLDELVSKEYDVEIFKHDIVFTGICKNCKDF from the coding sequence ATGAATAATACAAGAAATACAATACAAAAACAAGTGATTTTAAATGCCGTAAGAGAGCTAAAAAATCATCCTACTTCAGAAGAAGTTTATAATCATATAAAGCCAAACTTCCCATCTATAAGTTTGGGCACAGTATACAGAAATTTGAATTTACTGTCAGAAACTAAGGAGATACAGAAATTATCTATAATAGATGATGCTGTTCGTTTTGATCATATAACAAATGATCACTATCATTTTCAATGCAGTAAATGCAAAAAATTATCAGATATACCTATGGAATATCAGAAAAAACTAGATGAATTAGTTTCCAAAGAATATGATGTAGAAATATTCAAACATGATATTGTATTCACTGGTATCTGTAAAAATTGTAAAGATTTTTAA
- a CDS encoding glycoside hydrolase family 57 protein, with product MSKGYLALVLHAHLPYVRHPEHENFLEEEWLYEAITETYIPLLDAYDRMVNDGVNFKITMSVTPPLMNMLANELLQNRYVKYIEKLIKLSELECERTSLDPNFHHTAEFYRDKFKKIRDIFVYKYNKNLLNGFRYFLERGNLEIITCGATHGFFPFMQEYPKAIEAQLKMAVKTHEKHLGRKPTGIWLGECGFFPGLEKHLANNGIKYFFVDTHGIMYADKVPKYGVYAPLYCSRESRVAAFGRDIESSRSVWSAEVGYPGDFRYREFYRDIGYDLPFEYIKDFIQSNGLRKNTGIKYYRITGKDCAKEPYNPEWAMEAAGDHAGNFMFNREKQIEYLDSVMDRPPIVVSPYDAELFGHWWYEGPMFIEFLMRKIHYDQNTIETITPKEYLERHPVNQISMPSMSSWGANGYGEVWLNGTNGWIYRHLHKAAERMIELAHDYYNETGLYERALNQAARELLLAQSSDWAFIMHTGTMVDYAVNTTKLYIKRFTDLYYAIKNRDLNEEWLSKIEWRDDIFPEMDFRIYS from the coding sequence ATGTCAAAAGGCTATTTGGCTTTAGTGCTGCATGCTCACTTGCCTTATGTGAGACACCCTGAACATGAAAATTTTTTGGAGGAAGAATGGTTATATGAGGCCATAACTGAAACGTATATCCCTCTATTAGATGCTTATGACCGAATGGTTAATGATGGAGTAAACTTTAAGATAACTATGAGTGTAACTCCGCCTCTTATGAATATGCTAGCTAATGAATTGCTTCAAAATAGATATGTTAAATATATAGAGAAACTAATAAAATTGTCGGAATTGGAATGTGAGAGAACTTCATTAGATCCTAACTTTCATCATACAGCTGAATTTTACAGAGATAAGTTTAAAAAGATAAGAGATATATTTGTTTATAAGTATAATAAAAACTTATTAAATGGATTCAGATATTTTTTAGAAAGAGGTAATTTAGAGATAATTACTTGCGGTGCTACTCATGGATTTTTCCCATTTATGCAGGAATATCCTAAGGCAATAGAAGCCCAATTAAAAATGGCTGTAAAAACCCATGAAAAACATTTGGGAAGAAAGCCTACAGGAATATGGCTTGGTGAATGCGGTTTCTTTCCAGGACTTGAAAAGCATCTTGCTAATAATGGTATTAAATATTTCTTTGTTGATACTCATGGTATAATGTATGCTGATAAAGTGCCTAAATATGGTGTTTATGCTCCTTTATACTGTTCTAGAGAGAGTAGGGTTGCAGCTTTCGGAAGAGATATAGAGAGTTCAAGAAGCGTATGGAGTGCCGAAGTAGGTTATCCAGGCGATTTCAGATACAGAGAATTCTATAGAGATATAGGTTATGATTTGCCTTTCGAGTATATTAAAGATTTTATACAAAGCAATGGGCTTAGAAAGAATACTGGAATAAAATATTATAGAATCACAGGTAAAGACTGTGCTAAAGAACCTTATAATCCTGAATGGGCTATGGAAGCTGCAGGAGATCATGCTGGAAACTTTATGTTCAATAGAGAAAAACAAATTGAATATTTAGATTCTGTTATGGACAGACCTCCTATAGTAGTATCTCCTTATGATGCTGAATTATTTGGACACTGGTGGTATGAAGGTCCTATGTTTATAGAGTTCTTAATGAGAAAGATTCATTATGATCAAAATACAATAGAAACTATTACACCTAAAGAATATTTGGAAAGACATCCTGTAAACCAAATATCAATGCCTTCAATGTCAAGTTGGGGTGCTAATGGATATGGAGAAGTATGGCTTAATGGTACTAATGGCTGGATATACAGACACTTGCATAAAGCTGCTGAAAGAATGATTGAATTGGCTCATGATTACTATAATGAAACAGGTCTTTATGAGAGAGCATTGAATCAGGCAGCACGTGAATTGCTTCTTGCTCAAAGCAGTGACTGGGCTTTCATTATGCATACTGGTACTATGGTTGATTATGCTGTTAATACTACAAAATTATATATAAAGAGATTTACCGATCTTTATTATGCTATTAAAAACAGAGATTTAAACGAAGAATGGCTAAGCAAAATAGAATGGCGTGATGATATATTCCCAGAAATGGATTTCAGAATATACAGTTAA
- a CDS encoding methyl-accepting chemotaxis protein: MKNRIRLILSFTIPYIIFISIIAVILLSIFIPLNKEFYFNRISLNVELAKSDIESRVDDIVNSLTFLSSYAEIGINTQNIAQSVTNVKKFGNYFDVFYCDTVPYSRGGTFISSRITYPSNYDQTAREWYINASKSQNSLYITAPYIDFNSGSLVITFINKIMINNRLAGYFGIDFDNMNTVVRNANKDFIDSINVVTEDGLYITHENNEYLMNPKMLVFNDNLFSSYKNNMQDSGIYIKDNYWYTVRKVNNAPWYIAVKGDASYYFNLTRYLILFLIAFGILFIIGELIIVSISLIPISDRLDDVIVSLESMANGDFASRIKEHKLMDSSARRLSSVMEKMQRNIGKTMYKIKTGVEEVNKNGEAIANVSMELSSKANEQSVSLNNLIDAINAISSSIEYASKKTDSAKTMSDESFENTKVGVKMIGEIKDNMNEITEASNQISHIIETIQAIASQTNILALNAAVEAARAGDQGRGFAVVASEVRSLAQTVTNSADNITNIVEGAVSKIEHGSEFVSKSSEVLNSIESSSLESSNSLSEIYRMSNDKKSGIDNINNIVAKINDITMSNAKFANESAESSVKASKIVNEIVDELSFFKFKSSNKD; encoded by the coding sequence ATGAAAAATAGAATTAGACTCATATTAAGTTTTACAATTCCATACATCATTTTTATATCAATAATAGCAGTTATTTTACTTTCAATATTTATTCCTCTAAATAAAGAGTTCTATTTCAATAGAATATCATTAAACGTAGAATTAGCCAAAAGTGATATAGAAAGCCGAGTTGATGATATTGTAAACTCTCTAACCTTTTTAAGTTCTTATGCTGAAATAGGCATCAATACTCAAAATATAGCACAAAGTGTTACTAATGTAAAAAAATTCGGTAATTATTTCGATGTGTTTTACTGCGATACAGTACCTTATAGCAGAGGCGGTACGTTTATAAGTTCAAGAATAACATATCCCAGCAATTATGATCAAACTGCAAGAGAATGGTATATAAATGCTTCAAAAAGTCAGAATAGTTTATATATAACAGCTCCTTATATTGATTTTAATTCAGGTAGTTTAGTTATAACATTTATTAATAAGATAATGATTAATAATAGATTAGCAGGATATTTTGGTATTGATTTTGATAATATGAATACCGTTGTTAGAAATGCTAATAAGGATTTTATAGATTCTATAAATGTAGTTACTGAAGACGGATTATATATAACTCATGAAAATAATGAATATCTTATGAATCCTAAAATGCTTGTTTTTAATGATAATTTATTTTCATCATATAAAAATAATATGCAAGACTCAGGAATATATATAAAAGATAATTATTGGTATACAGTAAGAAAAGTTAATAATGCTCCTTGGTATATAGCAGTTAAGGGCGATGCTTCATATTATTTTAATTTAACTAGATATTTAATATTATTCTTAATTGCTTTTGGAATATTATTTATAATTGGCGAGCTTATAATTGTTTCTATATCTTTGATACCTATTTCTGATAGATTAGATGATGTTATAGTGAGTTTAGAGAGTATGGCTAATGGAGATTTTGCTTCAAGAATCAAAGAGCATAAATTGATGGACAGCAGTGCAAGAAGACTTTCTAGTGTTATGGAAAAGATGCAGAGAAATATTGGAAAGACTATGTATAAGATAAAAACAGGAGTTGAAGAGGTTAATAAAAATGGAGAGGCTATAGCAAATGTAAGTATGGAATTATCCAGCAAGGCTAATGAACAGAGTGTGTCTTTAAATAATTTAATAGATGCTATAAATGCAATATCTTCATCCATAGAGTATGCTTCTAAAAAAACTGACTCTGCAAAGACTATGAGTGATGAATCTTTTGAGAACACTAAAGTCGGTGTTAAGATGATCGGCGAAATAAAAGATAATATGAATGAGATAACAGAGGCAAGTAATCAAATTTCACATATTATAGAAACTATACAGGCAATAGCTTCGCAGACAAATATACTTGCTCTTAATGCCGCAGTAGAAGCAGCACGTGCCGGAGATCAGGGAAGAGGTTTTGCCGTTGTTGCCAGCGAGGTTCGCTCACTTGCTCAAACAGTAACTAATTCGGCGGATAATATTACAAATATAGTTGAAGGTGCTGTTTCAAAGATAGAGCATGGAAGTGAATTCGTAAGCAAATCATCTGAAGTTCTTAACAGTATAGAATCATCTTCTTTGGAATCTTCAAATTCTTTATCAGAAATATACAGAATGTCTAATGATAAAAAATCAGGCATAGATAATATTAATAATATAGTAGCGAAGATTAATGATATTACAATGAGTAATGCGAAATTTGCAAATGAAAGTGCTGAATCTAGTGTTAAAGCTTCTAAAATAGTAAATGAAATAGTAGATGAACTTTCTTTCTTTAAGTTTAAAAGTTCAAATAAGGATTAG